The Haloterrigena salifodinae genome window below encodes:
- a CDS encoding aminopeptidase P family protein: MRSPFERRLEACQRRLERTDAALAVLVPGPNLTYLTDFEESPSERHLLLFVPRVGDPVVVAPAMYDAQLRTLPIETLAVRLWDDDDDPLEEIEAVLAELLPAADVDPGSSRGNDAPTILVDDRMWATFTQDLRECAPAATFDLASRVLEDLRIRKGDVELEALRRAGEIADRVSREIRSRGTDLVGRTEAALASEIERLLAEYGGGDPAFETIVASGSNGARPHHHSGDREIERGDPIVLDFGAFVDADLEDGTGRYPGDQTRTIVVGDEPANKYDRYERVHEVVREAQRAAVEVVEPGVTAGAVDRAARSVIEDAGYGDEFVHRTGHGVGLEVHESPYIVADNDRELEPGMVFSVEPGIYLEGEFGVRIEDLVVVTEDGAERLNESPRGWETRDNVQ, translated from the coding sequence ATGCGATCCCCGTTCGAACGCCGTCTCGAGGCGTGTCAACGCCGACTCGAGCGCACCGACGCCGCGCTGGCCGTCCTCGTTCCGGGTCCGAATCTCACCTACCTGACCGACTTCGAGGAATCGCCGTCGGAGCGACACCTGCTGCTGTTCGTCCCGCGGGTCGGCGATCCGGTCGTCGTCGCGCCGGCGATGTACGACGCCCAGCTCCGGACGCTGCCGATCGAAACGCTCGCGGTACGGCTGTGGGACGACGATGACGACCCTCTCGAGGAGATCGAGGCAGTGCTGGCGGAACTGCTGCCGGCTGCCGACGTAGACCCCGGCTCGTCGCGGGGCAACGACGCGCCGACGATCCTCGTCGACGACCGCATGTGGGCGACGTTCACGCAGGATCTGCGGGAATGTGCGCCGGCGGCGACGTTCGACCTCGCCAGTCGCGTGCTCGAGGACCTCCGGATCCGGAAGGGCGACGTCGAACTCGAGGCGCTCCGGCGGGCCGGAGAAATCGCGGATCGCGTCTCGCGGGAGATCCGTTCGCGCGGGACCGACCTGGTCGGGCGGACGGAGGCGGCGCTGGCGAGCGAGATCGAGCGGCTGCTCGCCGAGTACGGCGGCGGCGATCCGGCGTTCGAGACGATCGTCGCATCGGGATCGAACGGCGCACGACCCCACCACCACAGCGGCGACCGGGAGATCGAACGCGGCGATCCGATCGTGCTGGACTTCGGCGCGTTCGTCGACGCCGACCTCGAGGACGGAACCGGCCGCTACCCCGGCGACCAGACGCGAACGATCGTCGTCGGCGATGAGCCCGCGAACAAGTACGATCGGTACGAGCGGGTGCACGAAGTCGTCCGCGAGGCACAACGAGCCGCCGTCGAGGTCGTCGAGCCCGGCGTGACCGCCGGCGCGGTCGATCGGGCGGCGCGATCGGTCATCGAGGACGCGGGCTACGGCGACGAATTCGTCCATCGAACCGGTCACGGCGTCGGCCTCGAGGTCCACGAATCGCCCTACATCGTCGCGGACAACGACCGGGAACTCGAGCCCGGAATGGTCTTCTCCGTCGAACCGGGGATCTACCTCGAGGGCGAGTTCGGCGTCCGGATCGAGGACCTGGTCGTCGTCACCGAAGACGGCGCCGAGCGACTGAACGAGTCGCCGCGCGGCTGGGAGACCAGGGACAACGTTCAGTGA
- a CDS encoding alpha,alpha-trehalose-phosphate synthase (UDP-forming) codes for MRFTDARLPSTHPSNRQLRADGYGRSTADSRSDGSVCPGSLIVVSNRQPYRHEYDSEAEDSGGGGDRSTGTSSITVDEPTGGLTAGLDPVVQASEGTWIAWGDGEADFDVADDDGCIGVPPGDESYTLQRIDLSEEAVDSYYYGFSNRVLWPLCHGFVDLVENRSNDFEWYRTVNERFADAVAEHAEADSIVWVQDYHFGLAPRMIRESVPRSTTVAQFWHIPWPTPASFQHCPGGRAILQGLLGNDLLGFHIDRYVERFLDCVERYLPGADVDRTQRTVAYGGGTTRIVATPMGVDAPTHDGNARAVDSDQLSSLFDRYDISRENVIGLGVDRLDYSKGIPERLAAIERLLERNPGWHGEFTFLQTATPSRTDIDAYQRHGDLVRSEVMRINRRFGTDDWEPIVYTEDYLSNEELSGLYRRADLMVVSPLVDGMNLVAQEYVAASVDGDGSLVLSEGTGAHERLGSHALTIDPTDVDGFASQLEAAVTMAPRERQRRMNTLRNRVFDGDLEWWMETQFDWIRRVHADKRREGGDRGSDSDLDRGPGSDAGSDTDAGRSTDRAGDSRSESRSSSDGDTNEPPSTV; via the coding sequence ATGCGATTTACCGATGCGCGGTTGCCGTCGACGCATCCGAGCAATCGTCAGTTACGGGCCGACGGATACGGCCGTTCGACTGCGGATTCGCGGTCTGACGGGTCCGTCTGTCCCGGTTCTCTAATCGTCGTTTCGAACCGCCAGCCGTACCGCCACGAGTACGATTCGGAGGCCGAAGACTCCGGTGGCGGCGGCGACCGATCGACCGGTACATCGTCGATTACGGTCGACGAGCCGACGGGCGGCCTGACGGCCGGTCTCGATCCCGTTGTCCAGGCCTCCGAGGGGACCTGGATCGCCTGGGGGGACGGCGAGGCCGACTTCGACGTCGCCGACGACGACGGCTGTATCGGGGTGCCGCCGGGCGACGAGTCGTACACCCTCCAGCGGATCGATCTCTCGGAGGAGGCCGTCGACTCATATTACTACGGGTTCAGCAATCGCGTGCTCTGGCCGCTCTGTCACGGCTTCGTCGATCTCGTCGAGAACCGATCGAACGATTTCGAGTGGTATCGGACGGTCAACGAGCGCTTCGCCGATGCGGTGGCCGAACACGCCGAGGCCGACTCCATCGTCTGGGTCCAGGACTATCACTTTGGCCTCGCGCCGCGGATGATCCGGGAGTCGGTTCCCCGATCGACGACCGTCGCCCAGTTCTGGCACATTCCGTGGCCGACGCCGGCCTCGTTCCAGCACTGCCCGGGCGGGCGGGCGATCCTCCAGGGCCTGCTCGGCAACGACCTGCTCGGCTTTCACATCGACCGCTATGTCGAACGGTTCCTCGACTGCGTCGAGCGATACCTACCCGGGGCCGACGTCGATCGGACCCAGCGAACCGTCGCCTACGGCGGGGGGACGACGCGGATCGTCGCGACGCCCATGGGCGTCGACGCGCCGACTCACGACGGGAACGCGCGGGCGGTCGACTCAGACCAGCTCTCGTCGCTGTTCGACCGCTACGACATCTCCCGCGAGAACGTCATCGGGCTCGGCGTCGACCGCCTCGATTACTCGAAGGGGATCCCCGAACGGCTGGCCGCGATCGAACGGCTCCTCGAGCGCAATCCGGGGTGGCACGGCGAGTTTACGTTCCTCCAGACGGCGACGCCGTCCCGGACCGACATCGACGCCTACCAGCGCCACGGCGACCTCGTCAGGAGCGAAGTGATGCGGATCAACCGGCGGTTCGGAACCGACGACTGGGAGCCGATCGTCTACACCGAAGACTACCTCTCGAACGAGGAACTGTCCGGGCTCTACCGCCGCGCTGACTTGATGGTCGTGAGCCCCTTGGTCGACGGGATGAACCTGGTCGCCCAGGAGTACGTCGCCGCGAGCGTCGACGGCGACGGGAGTCTCGTCCTGAGCGAGGGAACCGGGGCCCACGAGCGGCTCGGGTCCCACGCGCTGACGATCGATCCGACCGACGTCGACGGCTTCGCGTCGCAACTCGAGGCGGCGGTCACGATGGCGCCCCGCGAGCGACAGCGCCGGATGAACACGCTCCGAAACCGCGTCTTCGACGGCGACCTCGAGTGGTGGATGGAGACCCAGTTCGACTGGATTCGCCGGGTCCACGCCGACAAGCGACGCGAGGGCGGAGATCGCGGCTCCGATTCTGATCTCGATCGCGGTCCCGGTTCCGACGCCGGTTCGGATACCGACGCGGGCCGGAGCACCGACCGCGCCGGCGACTCTCGATCGGAGTCCCGGTCGAGCTCGGACGGGGACACGAACGAACCGCCTTCGACAGTGTGA